In one window of Poriferisphaera corsica DNA:
- a CDS encoding ArsR/SmtB family transcription factor → MTYDRIEQLGGGLRGWFEGLAAVCIRQACLNDEQWMYGSLNKKYVKMRKMNKKDQKRYEKQAEMLASIAHPIRVGIVDFLTEDEACVADIAEYVGSERSNVSRHLSVLLKSGALVCRKDGLQVFYSLSTPCTAKFLECANRVLQYKFKEEAKLYE, encoded by the coding sequence GTGACTTACGATAGAATTGAACAATTAGGCGGGGGATTGAGAGGGTGGTTTGAAGGTTTGGCAGCGGTGTGTATACGACAGGCGTGTTTGAATGATGAACAGTGGATGTATGGGTCTTTAAATAAAAAATATGTAAAGATGCGAAAAATGAACAAAAAAGATCAGAAGCGATATGAGAAGCAGGCGGAGATGTTGGCGTCGATTGCGCACCCGATCCGGGTGGGGATTGTCGATTTTCTGACAGAGGATGAGGCGTGTGTGGCGGATATCGCGGAGTATGTGGGGTCGGAGCGGTCGAATGTATCGCGGCATTTAAGTGTGCTGCTCAAGAGCGGGGCGCTGGTGTGTCGTAAGGATGGGTTGCAGGTTTTTTATTCGCTGTCGACGCCTTGCACGGCGAAATTTCTGGAGTGTGCGAATCGTGTGTTACAGTACAAATTCAAGGAAGAGGCGAAGCTGTATGAGTAG
- a CDS encoding YcaO-like family protein, with product MVAGTGKGGDPFCEAGAFFEAIEHLYSEQNLPGPEEMVVMGTHALADQAECGGVGEGHLGLEMLREFPDQRVYCTAIKEWGGERELVLPVFFWSPNLLLDERYVCEDANIELYAYMMKYCSNSGVASGMRREDAVLHGINEGIERDGYGALLYRYFYCDEGEDGGLPVIDMASLPPNLQGELGRVERHVGGECVLIDATTDIGVPVVGAVFKGKGVYGGSEVGTPGFGCSL from the coding sequence GTGGTGGCGGGGACGGGGAAAGGGGGGGATCCATTCTGCGAAGCGGGCGCGTTTTTTGAGGCGATTGAGCATTTGTATAGTGAACAGAATTTGCCTGGGCCTGAAGAGATGGTTGTGATGGGGACGCATGCTTTGGCGGATCAGGCGGAATGCGGCGGTGTAGGAGAGGGGCATCTGGGTTTGGAAATGCTGCGTGAGTTTCCGGATCAGCGGGTGTATTGCACGGCGATTAAAGAGTGGGGTGGTGAGAGGGAGCTAGTTTTGCCTGTCTTTTTTTGGTCGCCTAACTTGCTATTAGATGAGAGGTATGTGTGTGAGGATGCGAATATTGAATTATATGCGTATATGATGAAGTATTGTAGTAATAGCGGGGTTGCATCGGGGATGCGGCGTGAAGATGCGGTATTGCATGGGATTAATGAGGGGATTGAACGGGATGGATATGGTGCTTTGTTGTACCGGTATTTTTATTGTGATGAAGGTGAGGATGGGGGGTTGCCGGTGATTGATATGGCGAGTTTACCACCGAATTTACAGGGCGAATTAGGGCGAGTGGAAAGGCATGTTGGCGGGGAATGTGTGTTGATTGATGCAACGACGGATATTGGTGTGCCTGTGGTTGGTGCTGTTTTTAAGGGTAAGGGTGTCTATGGTGGTAGTGAGGTGGGGACGCCGGGCTTTGGATGTTCGCTATAA
- a CDS encoding TIM-barrel domain-containing protein, producing MKCFQWRLMLLHVIVLGLFTGVLMGQSVGPAVDDNNVLDVLDVTIDGPKARLVHEGGQDFVGFWDELDTSIYWKVRVVKGGVAKVFVSQAVPREYAGSEYAFVVGDQELRSKTVGTDEWASFEEKEIGEVRLEEGVIEVRMKPMRHVEPNLFMCLKAVRFEGDVVVEAVGEDDNFEPIKTGDSGYVRDGVRAYYPADVVDVAGYESLMMVEKLPIIQRFSEEEKTGEGDVRFEKNEGRYRATIDVPMGGNVYGGGEVTGPLERSGIKTKFWNSDNFAYVRDRGSRLYQTHPWMMVVREDGSAFGVIADSTWRGQVEVSEGMIVFTFDGEPFRVLVLEGDGPEDVLMKLGELTGKMKLPPKWALGYQQCRWSYEPDTKVMAIADEFRKRRLPCDVIWMDIDYMDEFRVFTFDKQKFGDPKGLNNYLNERGFKGVWMIDPGVKKDDESGYGVYESGTAKDVWVRDAKGEVYEGDVWPGACVFPDFTRADVREWWAGLYKDYMAQGVSGVWNDMNEPAVFSGPDYTMPMTNLHEGDDEISAGTHREYHNVYGFLMVRASREGMMRANPEKRPFVLTRSNYLGGQRYAATWTGDNKSTVEHMELSVPMTLTLGLSGQPFNGPDLGGFSEQLDGELWAKWIGFGTMFPFVRGHAMKGMNDKEPWAFGEVVEDVSRVALERRYRLMPYFYTVFEAASRTGLPIMRPMFMADAKDQSLRYEDRAFLVGQDLMVVPRWAEDVALPSGVWESVSLVGEMIDDEKYQADLKVRGGAIVPMGPVMQYTDERSLDELTLVVVLDERGEALGELYEDAGDGYGYQKGEYLRTTYRVVMNGRKDIRVWIEGREGRWKPIERKVVVEVWSDGEKRMGVIEREADLEGNGVFVELSGMKALAQ from the coding sequence GTGAAGTGTTTTCAGTGGCGATTGATGTTGTTGCATGTGATTGTGCTTGGTTTGTTTACTGGTGTGTTGATGGGGCAATCGGTTGGGCCGGCGGTTGATGATAACAATGTGCTGGATGTGTTGGATGTCACGATTGATGGGCCGAAGGCGCGGTTGGTGCATGAGGGTGGTCAGGATTTTGTTGGGTTCTGGGATGAGCTGGATACTTCTATCTATTGGAAAGTTAGAGTCGTGAAGGGTGGGGTTGCGAAGGTGTTTGTGTCGCAAGCTGTGCCAAGGGAGTACGCGGGCAGTGAGTATGCGTTTGTGGTGGGTGATCAGGAGCTACGCTCGAAGACGGTTGGAACGGATGAATGGGCGAGCTTTGAAGAAAAAGAAATTGGAGAGGTGCGGCTTGAGGAGGGTGTGATTGAGGTACGAATGAAGCCGATGCGGCATGTAGAGCCGAACCTGTTTATGTGCTTGAAAGCGGTTCGATTTGAAGGTGATGTGGTTGTTGAGGCGGTGGGTGAAGATGATAATTTTGAGCCTATAAAAACAGGGGATAGTGGTTATGTTCGTGATGGGGTGAGGGCGTATTATCCGGCGGATGTAGTGGATGTTGCGGGATATGAATCGTTGATGATGGTGGAGAAGCTGCCGATTATCCAACGGTTTAGCGAAGAAGAAAAAACAGGGGAGGGAGATGTGAGGTTTGAGAAGAATGAGGGGCGGTATCGGGCAACGATTGATGTGCCGATGGGTGGGAATGTATATGGCGGTGGTGAGGTGACGGGGCCGCTGGAGCGAAGCGGAATCAAAACGAAGTTTTGGAACTCGGATAATTTTGCGTATGTAAGAGATCGTGGAAGCCGATTGTATCAGACGCATCCGTGGATGATGGTGGTGCGTGAGGATGGGAGCGCGTTTGGTGTGATTGCGGATTCGACTTGGCGGGGACAGGTTGAGGTGAGTGAGGGGATGATTGTGTTTACGTTTGATGGGGAGCCGTTTCGTGTGTTGGTGTTGGAGGGTGATGGGCCGGAGGACGTGTTGATGAAGTTGGGTGAGTTGACGGGGAAGATGAAGCTGCCGCCGAAGTGGGCGCTGGGTTATCAGCAATGTCGTTGGTCGTACGAGCCGGATACAAAGGTGATGGCGATTGCGGATGAGTTCCGAAAGCGAAGATTGCCTTGCGATGTGATCTGGATGGATATTGATTACATGGACGAGTTCCGTGTGTTTACGTTTGATAAGCAGAAGTTTGGGGATCCGAAGGGGCTGAATAATTATCTGAATGAGCGTGGTTTTAAAGGGGTTTGGATGATTGATCCAGGTGTGAAGAAGGATGATGAGTCGGGGTATGGGGTGTATGAGAGTGGTACGGCGAAAGATGTTTGGGTGAGGGATGCGAAGGGTGAGGTTTATGAAGGGGATGTGTGGCCGGGGGCGTGTGTGTTTCCTGATTTTACACGTGCGGATGTTCGTGAATGGTGGGCAGGGTTGTACAAGGACTATATGGCGCAGGGTGTGAGTGGTGTGTGGAATGATATGAATGAGCCTGCAGTATTTAGCGGGCCGGACTACACGATGCCGATGACGAATTTGCATGAGGGGGATGATGAAATTTCAGCGGGGACGCATCGTGAGTATCACAATGTGTATGGTTTTTTGATGGTGAGAGCGAGCCGTGAGGGGATGATGCGAGCGAACCCGGAGAAGCGGCCGTTTGTTTTGACGCGGTCGAATTATTTGGGCGGGCAAAGGTATGCGGCAACCTGGACGGGGGACAACAAATCGACGGTTGAACATATGGAGTTGTCAGTGCCGATGACGTTGACGCTTGGTTTGTCGGGGCAGCCGTTTAACGGGCCAGACTTGGGCGGATTTTCTGAGCAGCTTGACGGTGAGTTATGGGCGAAGTGGATTGGGTTTGGGACGATGTTCCCGTTTGTGCGTGGTCATGCAATGAAGGGGATGAATGATAAGGAGCCGTGGGCGTTTGGTGAAGTGGTTGAGGATGTGTCGCGTGTTGCTTTGGAGCGGCGATATCGTTTGATGCCTTATTTTTATACGGTTTTTGAAGCGGCGAGTCGGACTGGTTTGCCAATTATGCGGCCGATGTTTATGGCTGATGCAAAGGATCAATCGCTGCGATATGAAGATCGTGCATTTTTGGTTGGGCAGGATTTGATGGTCGTGCCAAGATGGGCTGAGGATGTGGCGTTGCCGAGTGGTGTGTGGGAGAGTGTTTCCTTGGTGGGCGAAATGATTGATGATGAAAAATATCAGGCTGACTTGAAGGTGCGCGGTGGGGCGATCGTGCCGATGGGGCCTGTGATGCAGTACACGGATGAACGGTCGTTGGATGAATTGACGTTAGTGGTGGTTTTGGATGAACGTGGTGAGGCGCTCGGAGAGCTTTATGAGGATGCGGGAGACGGGTATGGGTATCAGAAGGGTGAATATCTGAGAACAACGTATCGTGTGGTTATGAATGGGAGGAAAGATATACGCGTTTGGATTGAGGGTCGGGAAGGCCGATGGAAGCCAATTGAGCGGAAGGTTGTGGTTGAGGTATGGTCGGATGGCGAAAAACGAATGGGTGTTATTGAACGAGAGGCGGACTTGGAGGGGAATGGGGTATTCGTTGAATTATCGGGAATGAAAGCATTGGCTCAATGA
- a CDS encoding DEAD/DEAH box helicase: protein MKAGNKLMRFEEMGLIEPLMRAVSKKGYETPTEIQREVFSDVMAGKDVLGIAQTGTGKTAAFALPILQKLYKTKPKVKLKEGKKPGKRGGGRRRDVRDDRAIRGLVMVPTRELAEQVSESFQAYGQYTGLRRAVVYGGVKQGRQVMALERGVDILVATPGRMFDLMEQGYVNLDKVEICVLDEADRMLDMGFLPDIRALEKALPKGAQHCMFSATLPRSIRGLADSILNDPEFIEIEPETIAAETVHQVLYEVERKDKPALLRQLLSEEHLKRVLVFCRTKRNADKLVQRLAKFHFTAESIHSDRSQGARQRALDGFKNGDVDVLIATDIAARGIDVSDISHVVNYDLPEDPETYIHRIGRTGRAGASGDAISFVSHDDGKALRLIERLLGWHIPIKQHSFENEDLAEILARGGKKKTELKKKKVKTRPGVGRVSGGNAAAPKGKTKSKKKASRKAVSDKKQTKRTITKKATKKKVAKKGDSFKKGGLKKKAAKKKTAKKVGAKGKGGAKRSSKGVRKKASRAGAMKQRTGGGVKRKG from the coding sequence ATGAAAGCAGGAAATAAGCTGATGCGATTTGAAGAGATGGGACTAATTGAGCCGCTGATGAGGGCAGTGAGCAAGAAGGGGTACGAGACGCCGACAGAGATTCAGCGTGAGGTGTTTAGTGATGTGATGGCAGGTAAGGATGTGCTGGGGATTGCGCAGACGGGTACGGGGAAGACGGCGGCGTTTGCGTTGCCGATCTTGCAGAAGCTATATAAGACGAAGCCAAAGGTGAAGTTGAAGGAAGGGAAGAAGCCGGGGAAACGTGGTGGGGGCCGAAGACGGGATGTGCGGGATGATCGTGCGATTCGTGGGTTGGTGATGGTGCCGACACGCGAGTTGGCGGAGCAGGTGAGTGAGAGTTTCCAGGCGTATGGGCAATATACGGGGTTGCGCCGGGCGGTGGTTTATGGTGGTGTGAAGCAGGGCCGGCAGGTGATGGCGCTGGAACGCGGGGTGGATATTCTGGTGGCAACGCCGGGGCGTATGTTTGATTTGATGGAGCAGGGGTATGTGAATCTGGACAAGGTCGAGATTTGTGTGTTGGATGAGGCGGATCGGATGCTGGACATGGGGTTCTTGCCGGACATCCGCGCATTGGAAAAAGCGTTGCCGAAAGGTGCGCAGCATTGCATGTTCTCGGCGACATTACCACGATCTATTCGCGGGTTAGCTGATTCAATATTGAATGATCCGGAGTTTATTGAGATTGAGCCAGAGACGATTGCGGCGGAGACGGTGCATCAGGTTTTGTATGAAGTTGAGCGTAAGGACAAGCCGGCGTTGCTGAGGCAGTTGCTGAGTGAAGAGCATTTGAAGCGCGTGCTTGTGTTCTGTAGAACGAAGCGTAATGCGGACAAGCTGGTGCAGCGGCTTGCGAAGTTTCACTTTACGGCGGAATCGATTCACTCGGATCGGTCACAGGGTGCGCGGCAAAGAGCGCTTGACGGGTTTAAGAATGGTGATGTTGATGTTTTGATTGCGACGGATATTGCGGCGCGTGGGATTGATGTGTCGGATATTTCGCATGTGGTGAATTATGATTTGCCGGAGGATCCTGAGACGTATATTCACCGGATTGGCAGAACGGGTCGTGCGGGTGCGAGTGGAGATGCGATTTCGTTTGTGAGCCATGATGATGGGAAGGCACTACGGCTGATTGAGCGTTTGTTGGGTTGGCATATCCCGATTAAACAGCATAGTTTTGAGAATGAAGATTTAGCTGAGATTTTGGCGCGTGGTGGTAAGAAGAAGACTGAGTTGAAGAAGAAGAAGGTGAAGACGCGGCCGGGCGTTGGTCGTGTGAGTGGTGGGAATGCGGCGGCGCCGAAGGGCAAGACGAAGAGTAAGAAAAAAGCGAGTCGTAAGGCGGTTTCTGATAAGAAGCAGACAAAGCGAACGATTACGAAAAAGGCAACCAAGAAGAAAGTTGCGAAGAAGGGCGACTCCTTTAAGAAGGGCGGTTTGAAGAAGAAGGCTGCTAAGAAGAAAACTGCTAAGAAGGTTGGCGCGAAGGGTAAAGGCGGTGCGAAGCGGAGCAGTAAGGGTGTTCGAAAGAAGGCATCACGTGCTGGCGCGATGAAGCAGCGAACCGGGGGCGGTGTGAAGCGTAAAGGGTAG
- the hemL gene encoding glutamate-1-semialdehyde 2,1-aminomutase has translation MDRYAKSRDAFAWAKEVMPGGVNSPVRAFKSVAGGGDEIVPVTVKSGKGAMVMDVDGNEYVDYVLSYGPLILGHAPEVVSAAMSKVMRSGWTFGMPTEVETQLAQLVTDVVPSVDVVRFVNSGTEAVMSAIRLARAATGRAKVIKCTGCYHGHSDSLLVQAGSGATTLGVPSSPGVPEAITQNTLLVPFNDLVALDAVLKEQGDEVACFVVEPIAGNMGCVPPQDDYLEVVRELCDRHGVLLIFDEVMTGFRVDLGCAQKLYGVMPDLTCMGKVIGGGLPCAAYGGREDLMRQVAPDGPMYQAGTLSGNPLAMAAGLATLEVLRDTDAYGVLETQTASLELGMKQAASDAGVSVYTTRVGSMFGMFFSDKPVYNYEDATACRVDEYAIFFQSMLHQGVMLAPSAYETWFTSTQHDESVINMTIDAAAVAFKKVAGAV, from the coding sequence GTGGATCGGTATGCAAAGTCGCGAGATGCGTTTGCTTGGGCAAAAGAGGTGATGCCTGGTGGGGTGAACTCGCCTGTGCGCGCGTTCAAATCAGTTGCTGGCGGGGGTGATGAGATTGTGCCTGTGACCGTGAAGAGCGGCAAAGGTGCGATGGTGATGGATGTGGATGGGAACGAATATGTAGATTATGTGCTGTCGTACGGGCCGCTGATTCTGGGGCATGCTCCGGAAGTAGTGAGTGCTGCGATGAGCAAGGTGATGCGCAGCGGCTGGACATTTGGGATGCCGACGGAGGTAGAGACGCAGTTGGCGCAGTTGGTGACAGATGTGGTGCCGAGCGTGGATGTGGTGCGGTTTGTGAATTCGGGTACTGAAGCGGTGATGAGCGCGATCCGTTTGGCGAGAGCTGCGACAGGGCGTGCGAAGGTGATCAAGTGTACGGGGTGTTATCACGGGCATAGCGATTCGTTGTTGGTGCAGGCAGGCAGTGGGGCGACGACGTTGGGCGTGCCGAGTTCGCCGGGCGTGCCGGAAGCGATTACGCAGAATACGTTGCTGGTGCCGTTTAATGATCTGGTGGCTCTGGATGCGGTGCTGAAAGAGCAGGGTGATGAAGTGGCGTGCTTTGTTGTTGAGCCGATTGCGGGGAATATGGGGTGTGTGCCGCCGCAGGATGATTATTTGGAAGTTGTGCGTGAGTTGTGTGATCGTCATGGCGTGCTGCTGATTTTTGATGAGGTCATGACGGGGTTCCGTGTGGATCTGGGTTGTGCTCAGAAGTTGTACGGCGTGATGCCAGATTTGACGTGCATGGGTAAAGTGATCGGCGGGGGTTTGCCTTGTGCTGCTTACGGCGGGCGAGAAGATTTGATGCGTCAGGTAGCGCCAGATGGGCCGATGTATCAGGCGGGAACGCTGTCGGGGAACCCGCTGGCGATGGCGGCTGGTTTGGCAACATTGGAAGTTTTACGCGACACTGATGCGTACGGCGTTCTCGAAACCCAGACTGCCTCACTCGAGCTTGGCATGAAACAAGCAGCGAGCGATGCGGGCGTCTCGGTCTATACCACACGTGTGGGATCGATGTTTGGCATGTTCTTCTCGGATAAGCCGGTTTATAACTACGAAGACGCGACGGCTTGCCGCGTGGATGAATATGCAATATTTTTCCAAAGTATGCTTCACCAAGGGGTTATGCTCGCGCCGAGTGCCTATGAGACCTGGTTCACTTCGACACAGCACGATGAATCGGTTATCAATATGACCATTGACGCCGCTGCGGTTGCCTTTAAGAAGGTTGCAGGAGCTGTGTGA
- a CDS encoding YeeE/YedE thiosulfate transporter family protein, translated as MNNALRNRWNPYVVGIGIGVLSWIVFAGFGKAIGTSTTLAKTAGLATAIVAPQHVEANTYYAKYFNPPKKHMFDWQFFLVIAMPVGAYIAAKLARPTKPYKTSVPPLWEQRFGPSKLKRYTAAFLGGVIMLFGARMAGGCTSGHGISGGLQLALGSWTFFFAMFGSGVITAFLLFGLKPVSQPSI; from the coding sequence ATGAACAACGCCCTTCGCAACCGCTGGAACCCCTATGTCGTCGGCATCGGCATCGGCGTCCTCAGCTGGATCGTCTTCGCCGGCTTCGGCAAAGCCATCGGCACAAGCACCACACTCGCCAAAACCGCCGGCCTCGCCACCGCTATCGTCGCTCCGCAGCACGTCGAAGCCAACACCTACTACGCCAAATACTTCAACCCACCTAAAAAACACATGTTCGATTGGCAATTCTTCCTCGTCATTGCCATGCCCGTTGGCGCCTATATCGCCGCCAAACTCGCACGCCCCACAAAACCCTACAAAACAAGTGTCCCACCACTCTGGGAACAACGCTTCGGTCCCTCCAAACTTAAGCGCTACACCGCCGCATTCCTTGGCGGCGTCATCATGCTCTTCGGCGCACGCATGGCCGGCGGATGCACCTCAGGCCACGGCATATCTGGCGGACTCCAACTCGCACTCGGCTCATGGACATTCTTCTTCGCCATGTTCGGATCCGGCGTCATCACCGCCTTCCTCCTCTTTGGCCTAAAACCCGTATCACAACCCTCTATCTAA
- a CDS encoding YeeE/YedE thiosulfate transporter family protein — MFTITSPFLIIAGLATGLVFGFLLQKAHVTRYHTILNQFLFRDYTVLKVMLTAIITGAVGIWGMRSLGLDFPMHVKSAALAANIVGGLIFGIGMALLGFCPGTGMAALGDGSRDIYPGILGMIVGGGIYAELYPSISANFLKALGITAEIAGKTTTKVTLVDLTQISPWYFILALIIIALAVFTLIEKVLEPKTQKHSNPPTTQAATTTT, encoded by the coding sequence ATGTTTACCATCACCTCCCCATTCCTAATCATTGCCGGCCTCGCCACGGGACTCGTCTTCGGATTCCTCCTCCAAAAAGCACATGTCACCCGCTACCACACCATCCTCAATCAATTCCTCTTCCGTGACTACACCGTCCTCAAAGTCATGCTCACCGCCATTATCACCGGTGCCGTCGGCATCTGGGGCATGCGGTCTCTCGGCCTTGACTTCCCCATGCACGTTAAGTCCGCCGCACTCGCCGCCAACATCGTCGGCGGTCTCATCTTCGGCATCGGCATGGCTCTCCTCGGCTTCTGCCCCGGCACCGGCATGGCCGCACTCGGCGACGGCTCACGCGACATCTACCCCGGCATCCTGGGCATGATCGTCGGCGGCGGCATCTACGCTGAACTCTACCCCTCAATCTCCGCCAATTTCCTCAAAGCGCTCGGCATCACCGCCGAAATCGCCGGCAAAACCACCACCAAAGTCACACTCGTTGACCTCACCCAAATCTCACCCTGGTACTTCATCCTCGCTCTCATCATCATCGCACTCGCCGTCTTTACACTCATCGAAAAAGTACTCGAACCCAAAACCCAAAAACATTCCAACCCACCAACCACACAAGCCGCCACAACCACTACCTAA
- a CDS encoding YcaO-like family protein — protein MDVRYNREIAVKRAVYEALQIVYATGAYERERLAMIERDLERVRHDERYSKCIRFDVGAYQKKSGYSWRGYEEVGDDGLILQEAVSVADQIERLVGRLNEFGMGVFVHELKALNHGAHVMCTHIPGVSLFFLSASGMMVPPAGRTVAAYG, from the coding sequence TTGGATGTTCGCTATAATAGAGAGATTGCGGTGAAACGTGCGGTGTATGAGGCGCTGCAGATTGTGTATGCGACGGGAGCATATGAGCGGGAACGGTTGGCGATGATTGAGCGGGATCTTGAGCGGGTACGGCATGATGAGCGGTATTCGAAGTGCATTCGGTTTGATGTTGGGGCGTATCAAAAGAAAAGCGGGTATTCGTGGCGGGGATACGAAGAGGTGGGAGATGATGGTTTGATTTTGCAGGAGGCGGTAAGTGTTGCAGATCAGATTGAGAGATTGGTGGGGCGGCTGAATGAGTTTGGTATGGGGGTGTTTGTGCATGAATTGAAAGCGTTGAATCATGGTGCGCATGTGATGTGTACGCATATACCGGGGGTGAGTTTATTCTTTTTGTCGGCGAGCGGGATGATGGTGCCGCCTGCGGGGCGGACGGTCGCGGCGTATGGGTGA
- the serA gene encoding phosphoglycerate dehydrogenase, whose product MSTFRILAADKLAQEGLDYITKQDDCELVNKPGLTEEEYAELIQDCDAMIVRSGIKVTAKILENPGKLKVIARAGVGVDNIDLAAATEKGILVVNTAAASTITTAEHAFALMMSLMRNIGPAYKGMTEGKWDRNKYTGRQLMGKTLGVVGFGRIGQTMAERALAFGMDVVAYDPFINAETMMDGRVKMFNNFEDILPLIDIISFHVPLNDATRGILSAKTYPKCKDGLYVVNAARGGVVDEADLLEALDSGKVAAAAMDVFTSEPPTADDPLRNHPRVLITPHLGASTKEAQQAVSVDAADNCMTYLRGEGIVGAVNAGNLKINLSPVQEKYVDLSNRMAKLLSPMITRGIAEVTIELAGKSLAAGLSMIERTALVGLFEHHLTDPVNIINVNQVAEARGIKVKTVTTDDDKATGLTIEVTGPAGAVDDETNADDKTRRIVGRVYDDLKPRIVEINGYHMDMIPEGPMILLLNEDKPGMIGLVGSTFGSENVNIADMTISRRGNTAMMVFKVDSEPTTAQLETIKTKEGILKTASVQLAEA is encoded by the coding sequence ATGAGCACATTTCGTATTTTGGCAGCTGATAAGCTCGCCCAAGAAGGCCTCGACTACATTACCAAACAGGATGACTGTGAACTGGTCAACAAGCCAGGTCTCACGGAAGAAGAGTACGCAGAATTGATTCAGGACTGCGACGCGATGATCGTCCGCTCCGGCATCAAGGTCACGGCAAAAATCCTCGAAAACCCCGGTAAGCTCAAAGTCATCGCGCGTGCAGGCGTCGGCGTCGACAACATCGACCTCGCTGCCGCAACCGAAAAAGGTATCCTTGTCGTTAACACCGCCGCAGCATCAACCATCACGACTGCTGAACACGCGTTCGCGCTCATGATGTCACTCATGCGTAACATCGGCCCAGCCTACAAAGGCATGACCGAAGGAAAGTGGGACCGCAACAAGTACACCGGTCGCCAACTCATGGGCAAGACCCTCGGCGTTGTCGGCTTTGGTCGCATCGGTCAAACCATGGCAGAGCGCGCTCTCGCCTTCGGCATGGACGTTGTTGCATATGACCCATTCATCAATGCTGAAACTATGATGGATGGCCGCGTGAAGATGTTCAACAACTTCGAAGACATCCTTCCACTCATCGACATCATCTCATTCCACGTACCGCTCAACGACGCAACGCGTGGCATCCTTTCAGCCAAAACATACCCCAAGTGCAAAGACGGCCTCTACGTCGTTAACGCTGCACGCGGCGGCGTCGTCGATGAAGCTGACCTCCTCGAAGCGCTCGACAGTGGTAAAGTCGCCGCTGCCGCAATGGACGTCTTTACATCTGAACCACCAACTGCTGATGATCCTTTACGCAACCACCCACGCGTACTCATCACGCCGCACCTCGGCGCTTCGACTAAAGAAGCACAGCAAGCCGTTTCAGTTGACGCTGCTGACAACTGCATGACCTACCTTCGTGGCGAAGGCATCGTCGGTGCCGTCAACGCGGGCAACCTCAAGATCAACCTCAGCCCAGTTCAAGAAAAATACGTTGACCTCTCAAATCGCATGGCCAAACTGCTCAGCCCAATGATCACTCGCGGCATCGCAGAAGTCACCATCGAACTTGCAGGCAAATCGCTCGCTGCTGGTCTTTCGATGATCGAACGTACCGCGCTCGTCGGCCTCTTCGAGCATCACCTCACCGACCCCGTTAACATTATCAATGTGAACCAGGTCGCTGAAGCTCGTGGTATCAAAGTCAAAACCGTCACGACCGACGACGACAAAGCCACCGGTCTCACCATCGAAGTTACCGGTCCAGCTGGCGCTGTCGACGATGAAACCAATGCTGATGACAAGACTCGCCGCATCGTTGGCCGCGTTTACGATGACCTCAAACCACGTATTGTCGAGATCAACGGCTACCACATGGACATGATCCCTGAAGGCCCGATGATTCTGCTCCTTAACGAAGATAAGCCTGGCATGATTGGTCTCGTTGGTTCAACCTTCGGCAGCGAAAATGTCAACATTGCTGACATGACCATCTCGCGTCGTGGCAATACTGCCATGATGGTTTTCAAAGTTGATAGCGAACCAACCACCGCTCAACTCGAAACCATCAAGACCAAAGAAGGTATCCTCAAGACCGCATCCGTTCAGTTAGCTGAAGCCTAA